One genomic window of Kaistia geumhonensis includes the following:
- a CDS encoding SDR family NAD(P)-dependent oxidoreductase gives MTANAHPFSLSGRVAAVTGGGSGIGLASAEALAAAGARVAIIDRSEVAAETLARIGDGALSVTADVSDEPSLEAAIARIVEACGGLDILVNSAGTAIRRPAVELALADWQKVVDVNMTGTFLACRIAARAMIASGRGGAIVNVSSIMGFSGGGLYPNISYQTTKGAIVNLTRALAVEWAGHGIRVNAVAPTYVRTPFIAPLTADPALVEKIEAMTPMRRLADPEEVASAILFLAGPGASMITGHTLPVDGGFLAQ, from the coding sequence ATGACCGCGAACGCCCATCCCTTCTCGCTTTCCGGCCGCGTCGCCGCCGTCACCGGCGGCGGCAGCGGCATCGGCCTTGCGAGCGCCGAGGCGCTCGCGGCGGCCGGGGCCCGCGTCGCGATCATCGATCGCTCCGAAGTCGCGGCCGAGACGCTGGCGCGGATCGGCGACGGCGCCCTCTCCGTCACCGCCGACGTTTCGGACGAGCCCTCGCTCGAGGCCGCCATCGCGCGGATCGTCGAGGCGTGCGGCGGCCTCGACATCCTGGTCAACAGCGCCGGCACGGCGATCCGCCGGCCCGCCGTCGAACTCGCGCTCGCCGACTGGCAGAAGGTCGTCGACGTCAACATGACCGGCACCTTCCTCGCCTGCCGGATCGCCGCGCGCGCCATGATCGCGAGCGGCCGCGGCGGCGCGATCGTCAATGTCTCGTCGATAATGGGCTTCTCGGGCGGCGGCCTCTACCCGAACATCTCCTATCAGACGACGAAGGGCGCGATCGTCAACCTGACCCGCGCCCTTGCCGTCGAATGGGCGGGCCACGGCATCCGCGTCAACGCCGTCGCACCGACCTATGTCCGCACGCCCTTCATCGCGCCGCTGACCGCCGATCCCGCGCTCGTCGAGAAGATCGAGGCGATGACGCCGATGCGCCGCCTCGCCGATCCCGAGGAAGTCGCCTCGGCGATCCTCTTCCTGGCCGGGCCGGGTGCGTCCATGATCACCGGCCACACGCTGCCCGTCGATGGCGGCTTCCTCGCGCAATAG
- the denD gene encoding D-erythronate dehydrogenase — translation MHVLIIGAAGMVGRKLTERLVADGGLGGKEIARLTLADMFEPAAPAGFSGKVSTLVADLSEPGTAARLVADRPDVIFHLAAIVSGEAEADFDKGYRINLDGTRYLFDAVRLEGQKAPYRPRLVFTSSIAVFGAPFPDAIADDFFTTPLTSYGAQKAIGELLLADYTRRGFFDGVGIRLPTICIRPGKPNKAASGFFSNILREPLAGQEAVLPVSTDVRHWHASPRAAVGFLKHAATIDGETVGPRRNLTMPGLSATVGEQIEALRRVAGEKAVKLIRHEEDPTIVRIVAGWPRNFDPARALSLGFKADASFDEIIRIHIDDELGGKIGA, via the coding sequence ATGCATGTCCTGATCATCGGAGCCGCCGGCATGGTCGGCCGCAAGCTCACCGAGCGGCTGGTGGCCGATGGCGGCCTCGGCGGCAAGGAGATTGCGCGCCTCACGCTCGCCGACATGTTCGAGCCTGCCGCGCCGGCCGGTTTCTCCGGCAAGGTCTCGACCCTCGTTGCCGATCTCTCCGAACCCGGCACCGCCGCGCGGCTGGTCGCCGACCGGCCGGACGTGATCTTCCATCTCGCCGCCATCGTCTCCGGCGAGGCGGAAGCCGATTTCGACAAGGGCTACCGGATCAATCTCGACGGGACGCGCTATCTCTTCGACGCCGTCCGCCTCGAAGGCCAGAAGGCGCCCTATCGCCCGCGCCTCGTCTTCACCTCGTCGATCGCGGTGTTCGGCGCGCCCTTCCCGGACGCCATCGCCGACGACTTCTTCACGACGCCGCTGACGAGCTACGGCGCGCAGAAGGCCATCGGCGAATTGCTGCTGGCCGACTACACCCGGCGCGGCTTCTTCGATGGCGTCGGCATCCGCCTGCCCACGATCTGCATCCGTCCGGGCAAGCCCAACAAGGCCGCGTCCGGCTTCTTCTCCAACATCCTGCGCGAGCCGCTCGCCGGCCAGGAGGCCGTGCTGCCGGTCTCGACCGATGTGCGCCACTGGCATGCCTCGCCCCGCGCCGCGGTCGGCTTCCTGAAGCATGCGGCGACCATCGACGGGGAGACCGTCGGACCGCGCCGCAACCTCACCATGCCGGGCCTCTCGGCGACCGTCGGCGAGCAGATCGAGGCGCTGCGTCGGGTCGCCGGCGAGAAGGCCGTGAAGCTGATCCGTCACGAGGAGGATCCGACCATCGTGCGGATCGTCGCCGGCTGGCCGCGCAACTTTGATCCCGCGCGGGCGCTGTCGCTCGGCTTCAAGGCCGACGCCTCGTTCGACGAGATCATCCGCATCCATATCGACGACGAACTCGGCGGCAAGATCGGGGCCTAA
- a CDS encoding ABC transporter permease, with amino-acid sequence MATSHSERSVQPSLAKKLTRRLEVRMALLTLAIAAILSLLSPYFLTHSNVFNMLDQSVVIGIISVGMTFVILTGGIDLSVGSVAGLTGIILGLALQQMPIVPAIGLAVLCGAFIGLVSGILINVFGLAAFVVTLGVMAIARSLAYIFSGQTAISNIPEGMQNIVYTSVLGIPTNVLFLIVLYLLAWAYLTYTKGGRTIYAVGSNKEAARAAGLNTLFYSILPYVLSSALSAVAITFSISQLLSADPLMGNQMELDAIAAVVIGGASLYGGRGSMIGTLFGVFIMVMIRNGLNLMGVSPFWQGSAIGTIIIVALLVERFVSARVSR; translated from the coding sequence ATGGCAACGTCCCATTCCGAACGAAGCGTCCAGCCCTCGCTGGCCAAGAAGCTGACGCGGCGGCTCGAAGTCCGCATGGCGCTGTTGACGCTCGCGATCGCCGCGATCCTGTCGCTGCTGTCGCCCTATTTCCTGACGCATTCCAACGTCTTCAACATGCTCGACCAGTCGGTCGTGATCGGCATCATCTCGGTCGGCATGACCTTCGTGATCCTGACCGGCGGCATCGACCTTTCGGTCGGCTCGGTCGCGGGCCTGACGGGCATCATCCTCGGCCTCGCGCTGCAACAGATGCCGATCGTGCCGGCCATCGGCCTCGCCGTCCTCTGCGGCGCCTTCATCGGCCTCGTGTCGGGCATCCTGATCAACGTCTTCGGACTCGCCGCCTTCGTCGTCACGCTGGGCGTCATGGCCATCGCGCGCAGCCTCGCCTACATCTTCTCGGGCCAGACCGCCATCTCCAACATCCCGGAGGGCATGCAGAACATCGTCTATACGAGCGTTCTCGGCATCCCCACCAATGTCCTGTTCCTGATCGTCCTCTACCTGCTCGCCTGGGCCTATCTCACCTATACCAAGGGCGGGCGGACGATCTACGCGGTCGGCTCCAACAAGGAAGCGGCGCGGGCGGCGGGGCTCAACACGCTCTTCTACTCGATCCTGCCCTATGTCCTGTCGTCGGCGCTGTCGGCGGTTGCGATCACCTTCTCGATCAGCCAGCTGCTCTCGGCCGATCCGCTGATGGGCAACCAGATGGAGCTCGACGCCATCGCCGCGGTCGTGATCGGCGGCGCCAGCCTCTATGGCGGCCGCGGCTCGATGATCGGCACGCTGTTCGGCGTGTTCATCATGGTCATGATCCGCAACGGCCTCAACCTCATGGGCGTCTCGCCCTTCTGGCAGGGCTCGGCCATCGGCACGATCATCATCGTCGCGCTGCTCGTGGAGCGCTTCGTCTCGGCGCGGGTGAGCCGATGA
- a CDS encoding sugar ABC transporter ATP-binding protein → MALPVPDPSPETADAMLLRMRGITKTFDRTRALQGADFELVEGEIHGLLGANGAGKSTLSKIISGHYALDSGEMTYRGRDIRLRGTRDALNIGIAIVMQETSLVPDLTVLENIFLPELGRPGRLDYRALRRSGEEILESLGQQDALPFDIEVRKLSSAQKQLVEIAKALSVRAKLLIFDEPTASLSPGEVERLFDVMSRLRASGRGLVFVSHRLEEVFALTDRVTVLREGRTVMDARETSGLTQAELIRAMVGAELGAIYTERHEDHKATGPVALEVSHLSSAPLVHDVSFKVHKGEILGLGGLVGAGRSETAEAIFGLRPRTGGTVLLNGKPLRADSPKTAIRSGLGFVAEDRRTQNIVPDLSVKENLLLAHLGAHRGFFCGYGARTKRVDELLARLDLPGDRMLDASMLNFSGGMQQKIIMARWLLLGPNVLILDEPTKGVDIGTRASIYAMLRDIAAEGVALVIISSDFEELLGLADRVVVVSDGRSTADLPSAVLDEEKLTLLAAPRTSMARNTALLNDLTRQYGGAGFWALIEDESLICLNAVVKDQDLDPGFKAGEARRLAETRVPLALFRREARFVREASGGRETLVVPVTSPRGHDLGWVGLSLREGTALPAPETIKSSIDNMAATL, encoded by the coding sequence TTGGCTCTACCCGTTCCCGATCCCTCGCCCGAAACGGCGGACGCGATGCTTCTGCGCATGCGCGGCATCACGAAGACGTTCGACCGGACCCGCGCGCTGCAGGGTGCCGATTTCGAACTCGTCGAAGGCGAGATCCACGGCCTTCTCGGCGCAAACGGCGCCGGCAAGTCGACGCTGTCGAAGATCATCTCCGGCCACTATGCGCTCGACAGCGGCGAGATGACCTATCGCGGCCGCGACATCCGCCTGCGCGGAACCCGCGACGCGCTGAACATCGGCATCGCGATCGTGATGCAGGAGACGAGCCTCGTCCCCGATCTGACCGTTCTCGAGAACATCTTCCTACCCGAGCTCGGCCGTCCCGGCCGGCTCGACTACCGCGCATTGCGGCGCAGCGGCGAGGAAATCCTCGAGTCGCTCGGCCAGCAGGATGCCCTCCCCTTCGACATCGAGGTGCGCAAGCTTTCCTCCGCGCAGAAGCAGCTCGTCGAGATCGCCAAGGCGCTCAGCGTCCGCGCCAAGCTGCTGATCTTCGACGAACCCACCGCTTCGCTCAGCCCCGGCGAGGTCGAGCGGCTGTTCGACGTGATGAGCCGTCTGCGCGCCTCCGGCCGCGGCCTCGTCTTCGTCTCGCATCGCCTGGAAGAGGTGTTCGCCCTCACCGACCGCGTCACGGTGCTGCGCGAAGGCCGCACCGTCATGGATGCGCGCGAGACCTCTGGCCTCACCCAGGCCGAGCTGATCCGCGCCATGGTCGGAGCCGAACTCGGCGCGATCTACACCGAGCGGCACGAGGACCACAAAGCCACCGGCCCGGTCGCGCTGGAGGTTTCGCATCTCAGTTCCGCGCCGCTGGTGCACGACGTCTCGTTCAAGGTGCACAAGGGCGAGATCCTCGGCCTCGGCGGCCTCGTCGGCGCCGGCCGCTCCGAGACGGCGGAGGCGATCTTCGGGTTGCGTCCGCGCACGGGCGGCACCGTCCTCCTCAACGGCAAGCCGCTCCGGGCCGACAGCCCCAAGACGGCGATCCGCTCGGGCCTCGGCTTCGTCGCCGAGGACCGGCGGACGCAGAACATCGTCCCCGATCTCTCGGTGAAGGAGAACCTGCTGCTCGCCCATCTCGGCGCGCATCGTGGCTTCTTCTGCGGCTATGGCGCACGCACGAAGCGCGTCGACGAGCTTCTCGCGCGGCTCGATCTGCCCGGCGACCGGATGCTCGACGCTTCCATGCTGAACTTCTCGGGCGGCATGCAGCAGAAGATCATCATGGCCCGCTGGCTGCTGCTCGGGCCCAACGTGCTCATCCTCGACGAGCCAACCAAGGGCGTCGACATCGGCACCCGCGCCAGCATCTATGCGATGCTGCGCGACATCGCGGCCGAGGGCGTCGCCCTCGTCATCATCTCGTCGGACTTCGAGGAACTGCTCGGCCTCGCCGACCGTGTCGTCGTGGTCAGCGACGGCCGCTCGACCGCCGATCTGCCGAGCGCGGTGCTCGACGAGGAGAAGCTGACGCTGCTCGCCGCGCCGCGCACCTCGATGGCCCGCAACACGGCGCTCCTCAACGATCTCACGCGCCAGTATGGCGGCGCGGGCTTCTGGGCGCTGATCGAGGACGAGAGCCTCATCTGCCTCAACGCCGTCGTGAAGGACCAGGACCTCGATCCCGGCTTCAAGGCCGGCGAGGCGCGGCGCCTTGCCGAGACGCGGGTCCCGCTAGCCCTGTTCCGCCGCGAGGCCCGTTTCGTCCGCGAGGCCTCGGGCGGCCGCGAGACGCTCGTCGTTCCCGTGACGAGCCCGCGCGGCCACGATCTCGGCTGGGTCGGGCTCAGCCTCCGCGAGGGCACGGCGCTGCCGGCGCCCGAAACCATCAAATCGTCGATCGACAACATGGCGGCGACGCTGTGA
- a CDS encoding substrate-binding domain-containing protein has translation MDRRTFLQLASGTAIALGTGVAGMRGALAQGKDIVYLTPGLDLPFWRYLSKGVEAAAKKGGYGFQALDSHNSAQTQLQNAQDSIARGVAGIVISPTDSSTAPSVLQLAKRANIPVVIADIGTNSGDYESFIISDNYRGAHDVGTALAAALKKKGWENGSVGIVAISQARKNGQARTKGFLDGLKEGGFTGKDAGMQQMQSYTADETFKFVQDMLTANPDMRGLFVQTDQPAIGALRAIKAARRNGEVMVAAFDGIPDFVELLKSGDLVVSGMQQPYLMGVRSGEAMIDALSGKKPEKEITVPILAVTSENIEQELPTVKETVFANEL, from the coding sequence ATGGACCGCAGGACATTTCTTCAGCTCGCCTCGGGCACCGCGATCGCGCTCGGAACCGGCGTCGCCGGCATGCGCGGCGCGCTGGCACAGGGCAAGGACATCGTCTATCTGACGCCCGGGCTCGACCTGCCGTTCTGGCGCTATCTGTCGAAGGGCGTCGAGGCCGCCGCCAAGAAGGGCGGCTACGGCTTCCAAGCGCTGGATTCGCACAACAGCGCCCAGACGCAGCTCCAGAACGCCCAGGATTCGATCGCGCGCGGCGTCGCCGGCATCGTGATCTCGCCGACCGACTCCTCGACCGCGCCGAGCGTGCTCCAGCTCGCCAAGCGCGCGAACATTCCGGTCGTGATCGCCGATATCGGCACCAATTCGGGTGACTACGAGTCCTTCATCATCTCCGACAACTATCGCGGCGCCCATGACGTCGGCACGGCGCTCGCCGCCGCGCTGAAGAAGAAGGGCTGGGAGAACGGCTCGGTCGGCATCGTCGCCATCTCGCAGGCGCGCAAGAACGGCCAGGCCCGCACCAAGGGCTTCCTCGACGGCCTCAAGGAAGGCGGCTTCACCGGCAAGGACGCCGGCATGCAGCAGATGCAGAGCTACACCGCGGACGAGACCTTCAAGTTCGTCCAGGACATGCTCACCGCCAATCCGGACATGCGCGGCCTGTTCGTGCAGACCGACCAGCCGGCCATCGGCGCGCTCCGCGCCATCAAGGCCGCCCGCCGCAATGGCGAGGTGATGGTCGCCGCCTTCGACGGCATCCCGGATTTCGTCGAGCTGCTGAAGTCGGGCGACCTCGTCGTCTCCGGCATGCAGCAGCCCTACCTGATGGGTGTCCGCTCTGGCGAGGCCATGATCGACGCGCTCTCCGGCAAGAAGCCGGAGAAGGAGATCACCGTGCCGATCCTCGCCGTCACCAGCGAGAACATCGAGCAGGAACTGCCGACGGTGAAGGAAACCGTCTTCGCCAACGAGCTCTGA
- a CDS encoding FadR/GntR family transcriptional regulator: MAPQRHLRDPEHLAQLPILGEAIVKRPITNAIADKIAGLIASGILQVGDALPSERELSVTLNVSRDAVRGGIRILAAQGILEISQGARTRVARADVGSVTVGFATARAIDAYDLDAVHAARLLVERQVVSDAAGRIDARRIAVLESLLAAQKAALDDPVRFLISDREFHVAIYQASSNRLLADFSTDLYAYMMEYRREAVARPGAIATSYADHVAIVDALKAHDGEASAAAFAVHTGRIYATTHLLMQGDTAPAD; the protein is encoded by the coding sequence ATGGCACCACAGAGACATCTTCGCGATCCGGAACACTTGGCGCAGCTCCCGATTCTCGGTGAGGCGATCGTCAAGCGTCCGATCACGAATGCCATCGCCGACAAGATCGCGGGCCTCATCGCCTCTGGCATCCTCCAGGTTGGTGACGCGCTGCCGAGCGAGCGCGAACTGTCCGTCACGCTCAATGTCAGCCGCGACGCCGTGCGCGGCGGCATCCGCATTCTTGCCGCGCAAGGCATTCTCGAGATTTCGCAGGGTGCCCGCACCCGCGTCGCCCGCGCCGATGTCGGTTCGGTCACGGTCGGCTTCGCGACAGCACGGGCGATCGACGCCTATGACCTCGACGCGGTGCATGCGGCGCGGCTGCTCGTCGAGCGGCAGGTCGTGTCCGATGCGGCCGGGCGTATTGATGCGCGGCGGATCGCCGTGCTCGAGTCGCTCCTCGCCGCGCAGAAGGCCGCGCTCGACGATCCCGTCCGCTTCCTGATCAGCGACCGCGAATTCCACGTCGCGATCTATCAGGCCTCGTCGAACCGGCTTTTGGCCGACTTCAGCACCGATCTCTACGCCTACATGATGGAATACCGCCGTGAGGCCGTCGCCCGGCCCGGCGCCATCGCCACCAGCTATGCCGATCACGTCGCCATCGTCGATGCGCTCAAAGCGCATGACGGGGAGGCCTCCGCCGCGGCCTTCGCCGTCCATACCGGGCGGATCTACGCGACGACCCATCTCCTCATGCAGGGAGACACGGCGCCAGCGGATTGA
- a CDS encoding DUF4238 domain-containing protein — protein MSKERDHHYVPQFHLSKWANDEGKITQWGRIPYNGKLVSKPVTAAATAYVPGLYALEQVNDEEAQQIEIRILGKIETEAQPVLERLISTGPRGLSVRDRYWWTVYLNASLIRVPHIVEKVKTEVAEGITRDLSQDTPAYDAARGNAPEATLYEWAVKNAPARVANAGLKVLVSLIGSEKAIDRIIHLEWMVNDVSAASRRLLLGDDPFERVGDLYGPRTAISIPLSPTRLFIASNAPDIIDHFEKMPARTVVKANNQSSLINAKQFVYGEAERAFVDQYLLRSQSVIESVRNITLAYPLQPKRIMK, from the coding sequence TTGAGCAAAGAACGCGACCATCACTATGTCCCTCAGTTTCACCTGAGTAAGTGGGCCAACGATGAGGGTAAGATCACCCAGTGGGGTCGCATCCCGTACAATGGCAAGCTGGTCAGCAAACCGGTTACAGCCGCGGCGACGGCATACGTGCCGGGCCTGTACGCGCTTGAGCAGGTGAATGACGAGGAAGCGCAGCAGATCGAAATCCGAATTCTCGGCAAGATAGAAACCGAGGCGCAGCCCGTTCTGGAGAGACTAATCAGCACCGGGCCGCGGGGACTAAGCGTTCGAGATCGCTATTGGTGGACGGTCTATCTGAACGCTTCTTTGATCCGGGTGCCGCATATCGTTGAAAAGGTGAAGACTGAGGTTGCAGAGGGAATTACCCGCGACCTGTCGCAAGACACACCAGCGTACGACGCGGCCAGGGGGAACGCGCCAGAAGCGACGCTGTACGAATGGGCCGTCAAAAACGCACCGGCGCGTGTCGCCAATGCAGGCCTGAAGGTCCTCGTCAGCCTCATAGGTAGCGAAAAGGCAATCGACCGTATCATCCACTTGGAATGGATGGTGAATGATGTCTCCGCTGCGTCTAGGCGCCTGCTACTCGGAGACGATCCGTTCGAGCGGGTGGGGGACCTATATGGACCCCGCACCGCGATCTCGATCCCACTGTCGCCGACCCGCCTTTTCATTGCCAGCAACGCTCCTGACATCATCGATCACTTCGAGAAAATGCCGGCACGTACCGTGGTGAAGGCGAACAACCAGTCATCGCTCATCAACGCGAAACAGTTCGTCTATGGCGAGGCCGAGAGGGCGTTTGTCGATCAGTATCTGCTTCGGTCTCAGAGCGTGATAGAGAGTGTCCGAAATATTACGTTGGCATACCCATTGCAGCCTAAGCGCATCATGAAATAA
- the dusA gene encoding tRNA dihydrouridine(20/20a) synthase DusA, translated as MMDWTDRQCRFFHRQLSARALLYTEMVVADAVIHGDRDKLLGFDAAEHPVALQLGGSEPAKLAAAARIGADFGYDEINLNCGCPSDRVQSGTFGACLMREPARVADCVAAMKAVVGVPVTVKCRIGVDDQDPEAALDEFADRVLAAGADALWVHARKAWLQGLSPKENRDIPSLDYDRVRRLKARLPHIFVGLNGGLKTLDEAVAALDGVDGVMLGRAAYHEPALLASVDRLFHGAAEDADPMAVMEAMIRHAERETARGLPLHRITRHMLGLFHGRPGARRFRQILTVDGAKRGAGTEVMRAAMAAVSEAAAIAA; from the coding sequence ATGATGGACTGGACGGACCGCCAGTGCCGGTTCTTCCATCGCCAGCTGTCGGCGCGGGCGCTGCTCTATACGGAGATGGTCGTCGCCGACGCGGTCATTCACGGGGATCGGGACAAGCTGCTCGGCTTCGACGCGGCGGAGCATCCCGTCGCGTTGCAGCTCGGCGGCTCCGAACCCGCCAAGCTTGCCGCGGCGGCGCGGATCGGGGCCGATTTCGGCTATGACGAGATCAATCTCAACTGCGGCTGCCCGTCCGACCGCGTGCAGTCGGGTACCTTTGGCGCCTGCCTGATGCGCGAGCCAGCGCGGGTCGCCGATTGCGTCGCGGCCATGAAGGCCGTCGTCGGCGTGCCGGTGACGGTGAAGTGCCGCATCGGCGTCGACGACCAGGACCCCGAGGCGGCGCTGGACGAGTTCGCGGACAGGGTTCTCGCGGCCGGTGCCGATGCCCTCTGGGTGCATGCGCGCAAGGCGTGGCTGCAGGGCCTGTCGCCGAAAGAGAATCGCGACATCCCGTCGCTCGACTACGACCGCGTTCGGCGGCTGAAGGCGCGGCTGCCACATATCTTCGTCGGCCTCAATGGCGGGCTGAAGACGCTCGACGAGGCGGTGGCCGCGCTGGACGGCGTCGACGGGGTGATGCTCGGACGCGCGGCCTATCACGAGCCCGCGCTGCTCGCCTCGGTCGACCGCCTCTTCCATGGCGCGGCCGAGGATGCCGATCCGATGGCGGTGATGGAGGCGATGATCCGCCATGCCGAGCGGGAGACGGCCCGCGGCCTGCCGCTCCACCGGATCACGCGGCACATGCTCGGCCTGTTCCACGGCCGGCCCGGCGCGCGACGCTTCCGCCAGATCCTGACGGTCGACGGGGCGAAGCGCGGCGCCGGCACCGAGGTCATGCGCGCGGCCATGGCGGCGGTGAGCGAAGCTGCGGCGATCGCCGCCTGA
- a CDS encoding bile acid:sodium symporter family protein translates to MTIRGFTIDGFLLALVAVVAFAIILPGPGATGGILHMNDVATYGVGVIFFLYGLTLAPEKMKAGVKHWRMHLCVQLCTFVLFPIIVLLLGTPLKGMVPEAVWIGFFYIAALPSTVSSSVAMTSLAHGNVPAAIFNATLSSLIGVFATPLLMAWFLATSGLSMPLLPVIGKIVLLVLLPIVIGQIARHWLAGWATRNNKQIKLADRAIILAIVYNSFSDSMVEGVWQGHDATLIIEIIVGVIALFFIIYYLMMIPCRLLRFDRADTVACLFCASKKSLATGVPLAPIIFGANPSLGLIIAPLMLYHFCQLVIVSVIANRQARLALAEA, encoded by the coding sequence ATGACCATTCGCGGCTTCACGATCGACGGCTTCCTTCTCGCGCTGGTGGCCGTCGTCGCCTTCGCCATCATTCTTCCAGGACCAGGCGCGACCGGCGGCATCCTGCACATGAACGACGTCGCCACCTATGGCGTCGGCGTCATCTTCTTCCTCTATGGCCTGACGCTGGCGCCGGAGAAGATGAAGGCCGGCGTCAAGCACTGGCGCATGCATCTATGCGTGCAGCTCTGCACCTTCGTGCTGTTTCCGATCATCGTGCTGCTGCTCGGGACGCCTCTGAAGGGCATGGTGCCGGAGGCGGTCTGGATCGGCTTCTTCTACATCGCCGCGCTGCCCTCGACCGTCTCGTCTTCGGTGGCGATGACCTCGCTCGCGCATGGCAATGTGCCGGCGGCGATCTTCAACGCGACGCTGTCGAGCCTGATCGGCGTTTTTGCGACGCCGCTGCTGATGGCGTGGTTCCTGGCGACCAGCGGGCTTTCGATGCCGCTCCTGCCCGTCATCGGCAAGATCGTGCTGCTCGTGCTGCTGCCGATCGTCATCGGCCAGATCGCGCGCCATTGGCTCGCCGGCTGGGCGACGCGCAACAACAAGCAGATCAAGCTCGCCGACCGCGCCATCATCCTGGCGATCGTCTACAACTCGTTCTCGGATTCGATGGTCGAGGGCGTCTGGCAGGGCCACGACGCGACGCTCATCATCGAGATCATCGTCGGCGTCATCGCGCTGTTCTTCATCATCTATTACCTAATGATGATCCCGTGCCGGCTGCTGCGCTTCGACCGGGCCGACACGGTCGCCTGCCTCTTCTGCGCGTCGAAGAAGTCACTGGCGACCGGCGTTCCCCTGGCGCCGATCATTTTCGGCGCCAATCCTTCGCTCGGCCTCATCATCGCGCCGCTGATGCTCTACCATTTCTGCCAGCTGGTGATCGTCAGCGTGATCGCCAACCGGCAGGCGCGCCTCGCACTGGCGGAAGCCTGA
- a CDS encoding DUF1289 domain-containing protein, with protein sequence MKSPCVRICTMDPDFGLCEGCGRTLEEIAGWMRMSDAERQALMAVLAERLAAKREAELRLPPVRGAPAGWRSR encoded by the coding sequence ATGAAGTCACCCTGCGTCCGCATCTGCACGATGGATCCCGATTTCGGCCTCTGCGAGGGCTGCGGCCGCACGCTCGAAGAGATCGCCGGCTGGATGCGCATGAGCGACGCGGAGCGGCAGGCGCTGATGGCGGTCCTGGCGGAGCGCCTCGCCGCCAAGCGCGAGGCGGAGCTCAGGCTTCCGCCAGTGCGAGGCGCGCCTGCCGGTTGGCGATCACGCTGA
- a CDS encoding adenosylcobinamide-GDP ribazoletransferase — translation MTAGHGSGDGGGRTGAVMDATERKFGRFPRDVAVSLAFLTRIPAERLGLARTDGADLRGAVRSFPVAGGLIGLAGGVLLLVVSALKLPPMAAALVVLAGLALLTGALHEDGLADTADGLGGGSDMASRLSIMRDSRIGSYGALALILSVGLRASLIAAFLPEAPLAGLFALVTAESLGRAAIVHNWAELPPARPDGLAGGVGRPDQETLRMALVAAIVIGLVAGTLAAGPIAAIVALAAAALVATSFASFSLHRLGGHTGDTLGAVEQLTAIAVLLALTAFR, via the coding sequence ATGACGGCGGGCCATGGCAGCGGTGATGGCGGCGGACGGACGGGGGCGGTGATGGACGCGACGGAGCGAAAGTTCGGGAGATTTCCAAGGGACGTCGCCGTCTCGCTCGCCTTCCTGACGCGCATCCCGGCAGAGCGGCTCGGTCTTGCGCGGACGGATGGAGCGGATCTGCGCGGCGCCGTCCGCTCCTTTCCCGTCGCGGGCGGCTTGATCGGGCTCGCCGGCGGCGTCCTCCTTCTCGTAGTCTCGGCGCTGAAGCTGCCGCCAATGGCCGCCGCTCTCGTGGTGCTGGCCGGCCTCGCGCTGCTGACGGGCGCGCTGCATGAGGACGGACTCGCCGATACCGCCGACGGCCTCGGCGGCGGCTCCGATATGGCCTCGCGGCTCTCGATCATGCGCGACAGCCGCATCGGCAGCTATGGCGCGCTCGCGCTCATCCTGTCGGTGGGCCTGCGCGCCAGCCTGATCGCGGCCTTTCTGCCCGAGGCGCCGCTCGCCGGCCTCTTCGCGCTGGTGACGGCCGAATCGCTCGGCCGCGCCGCCATCGTGCACAACTGGGCCGAGCTGCCCCCTGCCCGCCCGGACGGACTCGCGGGCGGCGTCGGACGGCCGGATCAGGAGACGCTGCGCATGGCCCTGGTCGCGGCGATCGTCATCGGCCTCGTGGCCGGAACCCTCGCCGCCGGCCCCATCGCGGCCATCGTCGCGCTCGCCGCGGCGGCGCTGGTCGCGACCAGCTTCGCGAGCTTCTCGCTGCATCGGCTCGGCGGCCACACCGGCGATACGCTCGGCGCCGTCGAACAACTGACCGCAATTGCCGTGCTCCTGGCGCTCACCGCTTTTCGATGA